The Diprion similis isolate iyDipSimi1 chromosome 11, iyDipSimi1.1, whole genome shotgun sequence genome includes a region encoding these proteins:
- the LOC124412781 gene encoding uncharacterized protein K02A2.6-like, giving the protein MASHREFETFSVQESGTAVAAKWKRWLRGFELYVSTKNTTNQIRKRDLLLHTAGFEVQDIYFSLNLDETDTENAYTRAVEKLTEYFEPTKNEPYERHVFRALAQKTDETTDQFIIRLRQQAENCGFGDMKDQMIRDQIIEKTQSSDLRRKLLKEGRDLTLQKTADIARVWETSYKQAVEMTETGSVNRISRFGNKTPDSARGRSDSKSQSTGPRCFRCGYTGHKGTDKNCPALDKECGKCGRKGHFKARCKTKEENLDEKKTRKNNIRQVDEENTKERESEDEYAFTIRTVQKKSGSEDNITLQVGGIPINFIIDSGSSCNIIDRGEWEILKKRGIRCKSYQTARTLYAYGSDSPLKLMGAFKAEIGTRNGSTIQTEIIVLDGKGEALLGKETAVQLGVLQIGTNINTIEEPDIPNFEEEFKKGFQGVGKLKDYQLEIPINKEIRPVAQPVRRMPYNLREAQESIINELLENDIIERVEGPTPWVSPVQLVPKKGKGWRMCVDMRRANEAIERERYPIPTVDEVLQDLNGSQYFSKLDIKWAYHQIELHEDSRQITTFCTSMGLFRYKRLMFGISCAPEMYHRILTQVLQGCEGVVSYFDDIVVHGKSKQEHDEKLRKTLQVLIDKGLTLNSSKYSSRTLQQKVNRCGSSQEKKLRSNGLRDKNKLLKKLKEIMVESTVLGFYDKDAETQVIADASPVGLGAVLIQKLKDGPRVIKYASKALTEVEKRYSQTEKEALALVWACEKFHMYLYGKEFELITDHKPLELIFGPKSKPCARIERWVLRLQCYKYQVRYKPGKSNIADPLSRLLDTTKQEPRESTADHITRGIIEAAVPKAMDYEEIRTETKLDDEPNELRTSLQTNKWGKFQRRYELIQNELGIVDDIIVRGTRIILPKSLTGKALQLAHEGHIGMVGMKQRLRTKVWWATVNKDVEQWCKSCHGCQLVGAPDPPEPMTRRKLPTRPWEVISMDFMGPLPSGHNILVVVDYYSRFFEIELMKTITADKLIEKLKIMFAHFGIPNTIISDNGRTFIDHRLKTFFAENVIHHHHTTPFWPQANGEVERQNRSILKRLKIAQATNRDWKEELITYLQAYRTTPHSVTGVAPAELMFNRKIRSKIPDITLMTTQNDDEEVRDRDLLKKDKGRRDADEKRHAKESEIKEGDIVLMQQPKENKLSTTYKPTPMKVTQKQGNSIIAETPEGVKYRRNNTQLKQYVTRPQEPKNESKEIITKEDTQQTGENEIPETVEASTFQDEPRRMTRTTKKPPRFDDYILN; this is encoded by the exons atggcATCACATCGcgaatttgaaacattttctGTGCAAGAAAGCGGCACAGCAGTTGCTGCTAAATGGAAAAGGTGGTTAAGAGGGTTCGAATTGTACGTAAGTACGAAGAATACTACAAATCAGATAAGAAAAAGGGACCTCTTACTACATACCGCGGGATTTGAAGTacaggatatatatttttcattaaacctTGACGAGACTGATACAGAGAACGCATACACGAGAGCGGTAGAAAAATTGACAGAATATTTTGAACCAACAAAAAATGAACCGTATGAAAGACACGTGTTCAGAGCATTAGCTCAAAAGACCGATGAAACAACAGACCAGTTCATAATTCGTCTAAGGCAACAGGCAGAAAATTGTGGATTTGGGGACATGAAGGATCAAATGATCCGAGAccaaatcattgaaaaaacacaatcaagcGATTTAAGACGAAAATTGCTCAAAGAAGGACGAGACCTAACCCTACAGAAGACTGCAGACATCGCAAGAGTATGGGAAACGTCATACAAACAGGCCGTAGAGATGACAGAGACAGGAAGTGTCAACAGGATCAGCAGATTTGGAAACAAAACACCAGATAGCGCTAGGGGACGAAGCGATAGTAAATCCCAAAGTACAGGACCACGATGTTTCAGGTGTGGATACACGGGACACAAAGGAACAGACAAGAACTGCCCAGCATTGGATAAAGAATGTGGGAAATGTGGGAGAAAAGGACATTTCAAGGCTAGGTGCAAAACGAAGGAAGAAAACCTAGACGAgaagaaaacgagaaagaaCAACATTCGACAAGTCGATGAAGAAAATACGAAAGAGCGTGAATCAGAAGACGAATACGCATTTACAATTAGAACAGTTCAGAAGAAAAGTGGATCGGAGGACAACATAACCCTTCAGGTCGGAGGGATACCGATTAACTTCATAATTGACTCGGGATCATCGTGCAATATCATAGACAGAGGAGAGTGGGAAATACTCAAGAAAAGAGGAATACGATGTAAGTCTTACCAAACCGCAAGAACATTATATGCATATGGTAGCGATAGTCCACTAAAATTAATGGGAGCATTCAAAGCAGAAATAGGAACACGAAACGGAAGTACTATCCAAACTGAAATAATAGTACTAGACGGCAAAGGAGAGGCTCTACTAGGGAAAGAGACAGCCGTACAATTGGGAGTACTTCAGATAGGTACAAACATCAACACAATAGAAGAACCGGACATTCCAAACTTCGAAGAAGAGTTCAAAAAAGGATTCCAAGGCGTAGGAAAACTGAAAGACTATCAGTTAGAGATTCCTATTAACAAAGAGATTAGACCAGTGGCGCAACCTGTGAGAAGAATGCCGTACAATCTTCGAGAGGCACAGGAATCGATCATTAACGAGCTATTGGAAAACGATATAATCGAAAGGGTAGAGGGACCTACACCATGGGTGTCACCAGTTCAACTTGTACCGAAGAAAGGAAAGGGTTGGAGGATGTGCGTGGATATGCGACGGGCAAACGAAGCTATAGAACGAGAGAGGTACCCAATTCCGACGGTAGATGAAGTGCTACAAGATCTGAACGGAAGTCAGTATTTTAGTAAGCTAGATATTAAATGGGCATATCATCAAATAGAACTTCATGAAGACTCAAGACAGATTACTACATTTTGTACCAGCATGGGACTCTTCAGATATAAAAGACTGATGTTTGGTATTAGCTGCGCTCCAGAGATGTATCACCGAATACTGACGCAGGTGCTACAAGGATGCGAAGGAGTAGTCAGCTATTTCGATGATATTGTCGTGCATGGGAAAAGTAAACAAGAGCATGACGAAAAACTAAGGAAAACACTACAAGTACTAATCGACAAAGGACTGACACTGAACAGCAGCAAAT ATTCATCCCGGACTTTGCAACAGAAAGTGAACCGCTGTGGAAGCTCACAAGAAAAGAAACTCCGTTCAAATGGGCTGAGAGACAAGAACAAGCTTTTAAAAAAACTAAAGGAAATAATGGTAGAATCAACAGTATTAGGATTCTACGACAAAGATGCGGAGACTCAAGTAATAGCAGATGCGAGCCCGGTGGGACTAGGAGCAGTACTAATTCAAAAACTAAAGGATGGACCaagagtaataaaatatgCCAGCAAAGCATTAACAGAAGTCGAAAAACGATACTCACAGACAGAAAAAGAGGCATTGGCACTGGTATGGGCTTGTGAGAAATTCCATATGTACCTATACGGTAAGGAGTTTGAACTAATTACAGACCATAAGCCTCTAGAATTAATATTTGGACCTAAATCTAAACCATGTGCTAGGATAGAAAGATGGGTATTAAGACTACAATGCTATAAATATCAAGTACGATATAAGCCAGGAAAGTCGAACATTGCTGATCCATTATCCAGGTTGTTAGATACAACGAAACAGGAACCAAGAGAAAGCACAGCAGATCATATTACCAGAGGAATCATCGAAGCAGCAGTGCCCAAGGCCATGGACTACGAAGAAATACGGACGGAAACAAAGCTAGATGATGAACCCAACGAATTACGGACTAGTctacaaacaaataaatgggGAAAGTTTCAACGAAGGTATGAACTCATACAAAATGAGTTAGGGATCGTGGATGACATCATCGTCCGAGGAACGAGAATTATTTTACCCAAAAGCTTAACTGGAAAAGCGCTTCAATTAGCACATGAAGGACATATTGGGATGGTCGGCATGAAACAAAGACTCAGAACAAAAGTATGGTGGGCGACCGTCAATAAAGATGTCGAACAATGGTGCAAATCGTGCCACGGGTGTCAGCTAGTAGGAGCACCGGATCCACCTGAACCAATGACTAGACGAAAATTACCGACACGACCATGGGAGGTCATCAGCATGGATTTCATGGGACCATTGCCATCAGGACACAACATTCTAGTAGTCGTAGACTACTACAGCAGATTCTTTGAAATAGAACTGATGAAGACGATAACAGCCGACAAACTAATAGAAAAGCTAAAGATAATGTTCGCTCATTTTGGGATACCTAACACAATCATCAGTGACAATGGCCGAACATTCATCGATCACCGACTGAAGACGTTCTTCGCAGAAAATGTAATACACCATCACCATACAACTCCATTTTGGCCACAAGCAAATGGCGAAGTGGAACGACAAAATAGATCTATCCTGAAAAGGCTGAAAATCGCACAAGCAACAAATAGAGACTGGAAAGAAGAATTGATTACATACCTGCAAGCCTATCGAACAACACCTCATTCAGTAACGGGAGTTGCTCCGGCGGAACTCATGTTCAACAGGAAAATCAGGTCAAAAATACCAGATATCACACTcatgacaacccagaacgacGACGAAGAGGTTCGAGACAGAGATCTGCTCAAGAAAGATAAAGGGAGAAGAGACGCAGATGAAAAACGACACGCTAAAGAAAGCGAAATTAAAGAAGGGGATATAGTATTGATGCAGCaaccaaaagaaaataagttatcGACAACATATAAACCGACACCGATGAAAGTAACACAGAAGCAGGGAAACTCAATAATAGCTGAAACACCTGAAGGAGTCAAATACCGAAGAAACAATACACAATTAAAACAGTATGTGACTAGACCGCAAGAACCCAAGAACGAATCAAAGGAAATAATTACCAAAGAAGATACACAGCAAACCGGAGAGAACGAAATACCAGAAACTGTCGAGGCGTCGACATTTCAAGACGAACCACGGAGAATGACAAGGACAACGAAGAAGCCACCCAGATTTGACGActatatattaaattaa